The following proteins are encoded in a genomic region of Sorangiineae bacterium MSr12523:
- a CDS encoding DUF6328 family protein — MRTIQGVDEDTSENTESPHDRVNRELTELLSELRIALPGVQMLFAFLLTVPFHETFAKLSDFLRGVFFFTFVMTTVAGIFLIAPSSNHRIAFRAPDKERLLLRANGFAVIGIAFLALAICGAVFLISGMLVGERWAPWITLLPFLLIVATWYVVPLWRRARARAHRPS, encoded by the coding sequence ATGCGTACCATCCAAGGTGTGGACGAGGACACCTCCGAGAATACCGAGTCACCCCACGACCGCGTCAACCGCGAGCTCACCGAGCTCCTGAGTGAGCTTCGCATCGCGCTACCGGGCGTGCAAATGCTCTTTGCCTTCCTTCTCACGGTTCCGTTTCACGAGACCTTCGCCAAGCTGTCCGACTTCCTCCGCGGCGTCTTTTTCTTCACCTTCGTCATGACCACCGTGGCCGGCATCTTCCTGATTGCCCCCTCGTCCAACCATCGCATCGCCTTTCGCGCGCCGGACAAGGAGCGCTTGCTGCTTCGCGCCAATGGCTTTGCCGTCATCGGCATTGCCTTTCTCGCGTTGGCGATTTGTGGTGCCGTGTTCCTCATCTCGGGCATGCTGGTCGGCGAACGATGGGCGCCGTGGATCACGCTCCTCCCCTTTCTGCTCATCGTCGCCACGTGGTACGTCGTGCCGCTTTGGCGGCGTGCACGTGCGCGTGCGCATCGTCCCTCGTGA
- a CDS encoding N-acetylmuramoyl-L-alanine amidase — translation MRRILVHGSVLCVLALGCQAGLPESTDTQSSGARQQAFTRASQEYGVPESVLLAVSYMESRWDTNAGQPSRSAGYGPMHLTDLEAVESSSHGDGADDPRGDEARPWTRADRTGSPADMPALKTADVAAKLTGVDKETLRSDPEQNLRGGAALLAEYQRELVAAGKARAGSTDPADWYGAVARYSGATDTGAARQFADEVFATMAEGVQRTTDDGQQIALARTEVQPQKAQLDALGLRVTAEGEAECPASLGCEWIPAPYQDLGGGDYGNHDLADRPISQRISYIVIHDTEGYYPTALQLVQDPTYVSWHYTLRSSDGHVAQHVKGKDVGWHAGNWYVNAKSIGLEHEGFAAQGTWYTEALYRSSAKLVRYLAFRYGIPLDRAHILGHDTVQGTTPATVRGMHWDPGPYWDWAHYFELLGAPLRATGGSHSGLVTIKPNYATNKPAFFGCDSKHPADPCPARSSSSVVLHTEPREDAPLLRDVALHPPDGVSTMRVSDVGSRASTGQQYAVADQSGDWTAIWYLGQKGWFYNPKSNPSALPAIGFVVTPKQGKDSIPVFGRAYPEAEAYPSNITPQAIVPLQYSLPAGQRYSLGQFADTEYLWATTFDPANHVVVKGDTRYYQIQFGHRVAYVQADDVWLLPSPLGAP, via the coding sequence ATGAGACGAATCCTTGTCCACGGGTCGGTCCTCTGCGTTCTGGCTCTTGGTTGTCAGGCGGGTTTGCCCGAATCGACTGACACCCAATCGAGCGGTGCGCGGCAGCAAGCGTTCACCCGCGCATCGCAGGAATACGGTGTGCCGGAAAGTGTGCTGCTCGCGGTTTCGTATATGGAATCACGATGGGATACCAATGCAGGGCAGCCGAGTCGCAGTGCCGGCTACGGCCCGATGCATTTGACGGATCTCGAGGCGGTCGAATCGTCTTCACACGGCGATGGCGCCGATGATCCGCGCGGTGACGAGGCGCGCCCGTGGACCCGTGCCGACCGCACGGGCAGCCCGGCGGACATGCCCGCGCTCAAGACGGCCGATGTGGCCGCGAAGCTGACCGGCGTGGACAAGGAAACGCTGCGCAGCGACCCAGAGCAGAATCTCCGTGGCGGTGCGGCGTTGCTCGCCGAATACCAGCGCGAGCTCGTGGCCGCAGGCAAAGCGCGCGCGGGCAGCACGGATCCGGCGGATTGGTACGGCGCCGTGGCACGTTACAGCGGTGCAACGGATACCGGGGCGGCGCGTCAGTTCGCCGACGAGGTATTCGCCACGATGGCCGAGGGCGTGCAGCGCACCACCGACGACGGGCAGCAGATCGCCCTGGCCCGCACCGAGGTGCAGCCGCAGAAGGCACAGCTCGATGCGCTCGGCCTGCGCGTGACGGCGGAGGGCGAGGCGGAGTGTCCGGCATCGCTTGGTTGCGAATGGATTCCCGCCCCGTATCAAGATTTGGGCGGCGGCGATTATGGCAATCATGACTTGGCCGATCGCCCGATCAGCCAGCGCATCTCGTACATCGTCATTCACGACACCGAGGGCTATTACCCGACGGCGTTGCAGCTCGTGCAGGATCCCACCTACGTGAGCTGGCATTACACGCTGCGTTCCTCGGACGGGCACGTGGCCCAGCACGTGAAAGGCAAGGACGTGGGCTGGCACGCGGGCAATTGGTACGTGAATGCCAAGTCCATCGGTCTCGAACATGAGGGATTCGCCGCGCAGGGCACCTGGTACACGGAGGCGCTGTACCGCAGCTCGGCGAAGTTGGTGCGGTATCTCGCATTCCGCTACGGCATTCCGCTCGACCGCGCGCACATCCTCGGGCACGACACGGTGCAGGGCACGACGCCGGCCACGGTGCGGGGCATGCACTGGGATCCCGGGCCGTACTGGGATTGGGCGCATTACTTCGAGCTTCTCGGCGCGCCGCTTCGCGCGACCGGAGGGTCGCATTCGGGGTTGGTGACGATCAAACCGAATTATGCGACCAACAAGCCGGCCTTCTTCGGGTGCGATTCGAAGCACCCCGCCGATCCGTGTCCGGCGCGCAGCTCGTCGTCGGTGGTGCTCCACACCGAGCCGCGGGAGGATGCGCCGCTGCTTCGCGACGTCGCGCTCCATCCGCCGGACGGTGTGAGCACGATGCGTGTGTCGGACGTCGGCAGCCGCGCTTCGACCGGGCAGCAATACGCGGTGGCCGATCAGAGCGGCGATTGGACCGCCATTTGGTACCTCGGTCAAAAGGGCTGGTTCTACAACCCGAAGAGCAATCCCAGCGCGCTTCCCGCGATCGGTTTCGTCGTCACGCCGAAGCAGGGCAAGGACTCCATTCCCGTGTTCGGTCGCGCGTACCCCGAGGCGGAGGCTTACCCCTCGAACATCACGCCGCAGGCCATCGTTCCGTTGCAGTATTCACTGCCGGCCGGTCAGCGCTACTCACTCGGTCAGTTCGCCGATACGGAGTATCTGTGGGCAACCACCTTCGACCCGGCGAATCACGTGGTGGTCAAAGGCGATACTCGGTATTACCAGATTCAATTCGGCCACCGTGTTGCCTACGTGCAGGCCGACGACGTCTGGCTCCTCCCGAGCCCGCTCGGCGCGCCGTAG
- a CDS encoding class I SAM-dependent methyltransferase — protein MDIRTYNREAWDRAVAEGDRWTIPVSREAIARAREGDWHIILTPRKPVPRSWFPVELEGLDVLCLASGGGQQAPILAAAGATVTVFDNSPAQLGQDRLVAEREGLSIRTVEGDMRDLSALADASFDLIFHPVSNCFVENVRPVWRECARVLRAGGTMLAGLANPVGFCFDVDQEKKGELVIRYGIPYSDKTSLTDQERRRYTDKGEALQFGHTLEDQIGGQIDAGFSLIGYYDDLASEGELVAKYMPTFFATRARKNA, from the coding sequence ATGGATATTCGCACTTACAACCGAGAAGCCTGGGACCGCGCCGTCGCCGAGGGCGATCGCTGGACGATACCCGTGAGCCGCGAGGCGATCGCGCGAGCCCGTGAGGGGGATTGGCACATCATCCTCACACCGCGCAAGCCGGTGCCTCGCTCTTGGTTTCCCGTCGAGCTCGAAGGGCTCGACGTTCTCTGCCTCGCATCGGGCGGCGGGCAGCAGGCCCCCATTCTCGCGGCGGCGGGTGCGACCGTCACCGTGTTCGACAACTCGCCCGCGCAACTCGGGCAAGATCGCCTCGTGGCCGAGCGCGAAGGCCTTTCCATTCGCACCGTCGAGGGCGACATGCGCGATCTCTCCGCGCTGGCCGACGCGAGCTTCGACTTGATCTTCCACCCCGTGTCGAACTGTTTCGTCGAAAACGTGCGCCCCGTCTGGCGGGAATGCGCGCGCGTCTTGCGAGCCGGCGGCACGATGCTCGCCGGATTGGCCAACCCGGTGGGATTCTGCTTCGACGTGGATCAGGAGAAAAAGGGCGAGCTCGTCATCCGCTACGGCATCCCCTACTCGGACAAGACGAGCCTCACCGACCAAGAGCGCCGTCGCTACACCGACAAAGGCGAGGCCCTCCAATTCGGGCACACCCTGGAGGATCAAATCGGCGGCCAAATCGACGCCGGCTTCTCCCTTATCGGCTACTACGACGACCTCGCCAGCGAGGGCGAACTCGTGGCGAAATACATGCCCACCTTCTTCGCCACCCGCGCCCGCAAAAACGCTTAG
- a CDS encoding gamma-glutamyltransferase family protein, whose translation MFTTRPELIGTHGMVASTHWLASAAGMAVLEDGGNAFDAAVAAGFVLQVVEPHLNGPGGEVPAVLFAEGESKPRVLCGQGVAPARATIEHYRSLGLDLIPGSGLLAATVPGAWDGWMLLLRDYGTKPLRKVLRYALAYARHGFPIVPRITETIEAVSELFSAHWPTSAAHWLPGGQAPAAGTRFANTVLADTWERLLVEAEAAGSDREAQIEAARRAWAQGFIAEEVEAFCRQAFRDDSGRNHAGLITGEDMAAWQASFEDALCVDFGAWTLVKCGAWTQGPVLGQQLRLLEGFADRLRYVNGVPTAETVHLAAECAKLAFADREAWYGDDPAVPLATLLSREYAAERRALVGDHASFELRPGSPEGRAPSLPAFAMGADRANVALAGALGDPTVARDGSVRGDTVHIDVVDARGNMISATPSGGWLQSSPWIPALGFCLGSRAQMFCLDPHLPSALKPGRRPRITLSPSLAMRDGQPHIAFGTPGGDQQDQWQLCFWLGHVVGGLNLQAAIDAPAWHSSAFPSSFYPRHWQPGELVVESRLGSAALDELRQRKHRVIDAGPWSLGRLSAVSRNPNDGLLRAAANPRGMQGYAVGR comes from the coding sequence GTGTTTACTACGCGTCCCGAGCTCATTGGCACACATGGAATGGTGGCCTCCACGCATTGGCTGGCGTCGGCGGCGGGAATGGCCGTTCTGGAGGACGGCGGCAACGCCTTCGATGCCGCGGTCGCCGCGGGCTTCGTGCTCCAGGTGGTCGAGCCGCATTTGAATGGGCCCGGCGGTGAGGTGCCCGCGGTGTTGTTCGCCGAGGGCGAGTCGAAGCCGCGCGTGCTTTGCGGGCAAGGCGTCGCCCCGGCCCGCGCCACCATCGAGCACTATCGAAGCCTCGGCCTCGACTTGATCCCAGGCAGCGGCCTTTTGGCGGCCACGGTGCCTGGGGCGTGGGACGGGTGGATGCTCCTCCTGCGCGATTATGGCACGAAGCCTCTGCGCAAGGTCCTGCGGTATGCCCTCGCGTACGCGCGGCATGGGTTTCCCATCGTGCCGCGCATCACCGAGACCATCGAGGCCGTCTCCGAATTGTTCTCCGCGCATTGGCCGACGTCGGCCGCGCATTGGCTGCCCGGTGGACAGGCGCCGGCCGCGGGGACGCGCTTCGCCAACACGGTGCTGGCCGATACATGGGAACGGCTCCTCGTGGAGGCCGAGGCGGCCGGATCCGACCGCGAGGCCCAGATCGAGGCGGCCCGGCGTGCATGGGCGCAAGGCTTCATTGCCGAAGAAGTGGAGGCCTTCTGCCGTCAGGCCTTTCGCGACGACTCGGGGCGAAACCACGCGGGCCTCATCACCGGCGAGGACATGGCGGCATGGCAAGCGTCCTTCGAGGATGCCCTTTGCGTCGACTTTGGCGCGTGGACCTTGGTCAAGTGCGGCGCGTGGACGCAAGGACCGGTGCTGGGGCAACAATTGCGGTTGCTCGAGGGTTTCGCGGACCGCCTCCGGTACGTGAACGGCGTCCCGACGGCGGAGACGGTGCACCTCGCCGCCGAGTGCGCGAAATTGGCCTTTGCCGACCGCGAGGCGTGGTACGGCGACGATCCCGCCGTCCCCTTGGCGACCTTGCTCTCGCGTGAGTACGCGGCCGAGCGGCGTGCCCTCGTTGGAGACCACGCATCGTTCGAGCTCCGTCCCGGTTCGCCGGAGGGCCGCGCGCCCTCGCTTCCGGCCTTCGCCATGGGCGCGGATCGCGCGAACGTGGCGCTCGCAGGCGCGCTGGGCGATCCCACGGTGGCGCGCGATGGATCGGTGCGCGGTGATACGGTGCACATCGACGTGGTGGATGCGCGCGGCAACATGATCTCCGCCACGCCCTCGGGCGGCTGGCTGCAATCGTCCCCATGGATTCCCGCGCTCGGGTTTTGCCTGGGAAGCCGCGCGCAGATGTTTTGCCTCGATCCCCATCTGCCGAGCGCCTTGAAGCCGGGGCGCCGCCCGCGCATCACGCTTTCGCCGTCGCTCGCGATGCGCGATGGCCAGCCGCACATCGCATTCGGCACACCGGGCGGCGATCAGCAGGACCAATGGCAGCTTTGCTTCTGGCTCGGCCACGTCGTCGGCGGATTGAATCTGCAGGCCGCCATCGATGCGCCCGCCTGGCATTCGTCCGCATTTCCAAGTTCGTTTTATCCGCGCCACTGGCAACCGGGCGAATTGGTCGTCGAATCGAGGTTGGGCTCCGCCGCGTTGGATGAGCTCCGCCAGCGCAAGCACCGCGTGATCGACGCCGGTCCGTGGTCGCTTGGACGATTGTCGGCGGTGTCACGCAATCCGAACGATGGTCTCTTGCGCGCAGCCGCCAATCCGCGGGGCATGCAGGGATACGCTGTAGGTCGATAG
- a CDS encoding beta-N-acetylhexosaminidase, protein MATTPRAFSVSLCVLAAVAATASCSPGADTDMNSEANEEKDSVEALAAAIGLDKVIPSPVSVQSKSGQDYTLTQNTVVYADPNSPEAGRVGEYLAGLLRPATGYPFTVRPANGTPNSGIALLLSGANNSVGASGYEIDVTSARVLVRAKTGAGLFAAVQTLRQLLPVAIESSTVENASWKIAGGHILDYPRLDYRGGMLDVARHFFPVATVKRYIDHLARYKLNYFHIHLADDQGWRIQIDSYPRLATYGGSTQVGGGPGGYYTKAEYTDIVNYAAARYITVVPEIDMPGHTNAALASVPALNCNNQAPPLYTGTDVGFSSFCMDAAHRDIVTKFVDDVVRELAALTPGPYIHLGGDEAQSTQEADYIAFEKRVFPIVAKYGKRMVGWHEILKATPDTTALPQYWGTTPDDANVKAAAQRGMKFLVSAANKTYLDMKYNPNTPLGQDWAGLIEVRDAYDWNPGAYLTGVPSSQIAGFEAPLWTETITKLSDIEYMIFPRLPALAERGWSPASRTWSDFRTRLATHGPRWKKAKITYYPSSQIAWP, encoded by the coding sequence ATGGCCACGACACCTCGCGCATTCTCCGTCTCGCTCTGTGTGCTCGCTGCCGTCGCAGCCACGGCATCGTGCTCTCCGGGCGCCGACACTGACATGAATTCCGAAGCCAATGAGGAGAAAGACTCCGTCGAAGCTTTGGCTGCTGCCATTGGCCTCGACAAGGTGATTCCTTCGCCGGTATCCGTTCAATCGAAATCGGGACAAGATTACACACTAACGCAAAACACCGTGGTGTATGCGGATCCCAATTCGCCCGAGGCAGGGCGCGTTGGGGAATATCTGGCAGGGCTCCTTCGCCCCGCAACGGGATATCCGTTCACGGTGCGCCCGGCCAATGGGACACCGAATTCCGGCATCGCGCTCCTTCTCAGCGGTGCGAACAACAGCGTGGGCGCGTCGGGCTACGAGATCGACGTGACGTCGGCTCGCGTGCTGGTGCGCGCCAAGACGGGCGCGGGGCTGTTTGCCGCCGTGCAAACGCTTCGGCAATTGCTACCGGTGGCTATCGAGAGTTCCACGGTCGAAAATGCATCGTGGAAGATCGCCGGCGGGCACATTCTCGATTATCCGCGGCTCGATTACCGCGGGGGCATGCTCGATGTGGCGCGCCACTTCTTCCCCGTGGCCACGGTGAAGCGGTACATCGATCACCTTGCGCGCTACAAGCTCAACTACTTCCATATCCACCTGGCCGACGACCAGGGCTGGCGCATTCAGATCGATTCGTACCCGCGTCTGGCCACGTACGGCGGCAGCACGCAGGTGGGCGGTGGTCCGGGTGGCTATTACACCAAGGCGGAATACACCGATATCGTGAATTACGCGGCAGCGCGCTATATCACGGTGGTGCCGGAGATCGACATGCCGGGACACACCAACGCGGCATTGGCCTCGGTTCCCGCGCTCAATTGCAACAACCAGGCGCCCCCGCTCTACACGGGCACGGACGTCGGGTTTTCCTCGTTCTGCATGGACGCGGCACACCGCGATATCGTCACGAAATTCGTCGACGACGTGGTGCGGGAGCTGGCCGCGCTCACGCCGGGGCCGTACATCCACCTGGGCGGCGACGAGGCGCAAAGCACGCAGGAAGCCGATTACATCGCCTTCGAGAAGCGGGTATTCCCCATCGTGGCCAAATACGGCAAACGCATGGTGGGCTGGCACGAAATCCTCAAGGCCACGCCCGATACCACCGCTCTCCCGCAATACTGGGGAACGACACCCGACGACGCCAACGTGAAGGCGGCGGCGCAGCGCGGAATGAAGTTCCTGGTTTCGGCGGCCAACAAGACGTACTTGGATATGAAGTACAATCCGAACACGCCGCTCGGCCAAGATTGGGCCGGCCTCATCGAAGTGCGCGACGCCTACGACTGGAACCCGGGCGCCTACCTGACCGGCGTCCCGAGCAGCCAAATCGCCGGCTTCGAGGCCCCGCTCTGGACGGAGACCATCACGAAGCTTTCCGACATCGAATACATGATCTTCCCGCGCCTCCCCGCCCTCGCCGAGCGCGGCTGGTCCCCGGCAAGCCGCACATGGAGCGACTTCCGCACCCGCCTCGCCACCCACGGCCCCCGCTGGAAAAAAGCGAAGATCACGTACTACCCCTCGTCCCAGATCGCTTGGCCCTGA